The following proteins are encoded in a genomic region of Gimesia algae:
- a CDS encoding response regulator — MCASIDREQVATATKQHTFTNEAPSFWRSLLLKNTLFVAAVVVLSGGILGHLAYVVARDIIHDNIHLRLQLVVTDRAALFEEYVKQQLERAALVTNRTSLHELIEEFNEGEINLNSFREQSQRILEDTKFGSTSGFRDLWIVNPQGTVITATNEDYLSKTYAGDPGFLEGKEHPRLDLPQEVNGRYLTYLVAPMKDEAGTLLGVLMVWLDVTPLKEILTNRVGLQKTGDLLVATKQGDHVRYLFQPRDSDDWSVPLSDVPAMAKALQDESGSEVMDYRGDRVLVSYRPVDYQPDLEAPWGMVAKISLAEAYAPVTYLRKLLLLLQAGLVIFGMAVSFLVARRFTRPVLGLASSAAKIAGGDLDVRVPITSSDEVGMLGAAFNHMAEELSASREELEDRIEQRTAELKTSQKQLRRQSRILQSILDSMGDGVIVADQDGNSVFWNPAAEQIVGIGPQNVDPDKWSQIYGCYLADGKTMCPSRDLPLARAMRGESLDEVVLYLENPDIPEGTWINVTARPLRNDRGELRGGVIVMRDITESRANQEELESRDKKNRAILATTHEAFVGISEKSIICEWNEQAEMTFGWSPAEAIGRSLEETIMPERYWHKHVHGLEHYLRSGEGPLLNKRLELSAMHRDGHEFPVELTITPVPQGNGFLFAAFIHDITEEKQADVELRQAKEAAEAASRAKSAFLATMSHEIRTPMNAVIGMTELLLETKLNSTQREYLTMVQESGESLLSVINDILDFSKIEAGRFDLEKAPFHLRENLGDTMRSLAVRAHHKHLELAFHLDADVPDTIVGDRFRLRQIIVNLVGNAIKFTEEGEIVLDVNYDFQSKNELQLHFVVRDTGIGIPEEKQQQIFQAFEQVDESMTRRFSGTGLGLAIASRLIEMMGGKIWVNSEVGKGSEFHFTARFELTEEEVPANEPLLKAELDGLRVLIVDDNHTNCQILEEMLGSWNMQTQSINRGSDTLDVMHASQQAKQPFDLVLVDANMPVMDGFSVAKAIKQDSTLGSAVIMMITSSDRQGEISRCKDLGIAAHLIKPLKQSELFNSIAETLGMNGTPQHHVRTATTDLARRIPPLKILLAEDSLVNQKLALALLEPHGHDIAVVLNGSDAVAERKSRDFDLILMDVQMPEMDGLEATRQIREYEQETGEHVPIIAMTAHAMKGDRERCLEAGMDGYVSKPVRVRELYSTMEECLHLTSADALTEEIIIPEIKNEGETVSGSNSNSTAGEQEQSNDIDTERIINWQQAMEKSEIPAEALNELGQIFLTEAPRLLSEIKEALKENDAQSLRRAAHTLKSSAALFEAHPAAAAALKLEILGKEKKLSEAREALENLDREFDRLLPAVANHIESTTSEKE, encoded by the coding sequence ATGTGCGCTTCCATAGATCGAGAACAGGTTGCTACTGCAACAAAACAACATACTTTCACAAATGAGGCGCCTTCATTCTGGCGCTCACTGTTGTTGAAAAATACTCTGTTCGTCGCAGCCGTCGTGGTATTAAGCGGAGGGATCCTCGGGCATCTGGCCTATGTTGTCGCGCGCGATATTATTCATGATAATATTCATCTCCGTCTGCAGTTGGTTGTCACAGATCGGGCCGCTCTGTTTGAAGAATATGTGAAGCAGCAGCTGGAACGCGCGGCTCTGGTGACGAATCGTACCAGTCTGCATGAACTGATTGAGGAGTTCAATGAGGGAGAGATTAATCTGAATTCGTTTCGTGAGCAATCGCAGCGAATTCTGGAGGATACAAAATTTGGAAGTACATCCGGTTTCCGTGATCTGTGGATTGTGAACCCACAGGGAACCGTGATTACTGCGACCAATGAGGATTATTTGAGTAAGACCTACGCCGGGGACCCAGGTTTTCTGGAAGGCAAAGAGCATCCACGCCTGGATCTGCCACAGGAGGTCAATGGCCGCTACCTCACTTATCTGGTCGCACCGATGAAAGATGAAGCAGGAACCCTGCTGGGTGTCCTCATGGTCTGGCTGGATGTGACTCCACTCAAAGAAATATTAACGAATCGGGTTGGCTTGCAGAAGACTGGTGATTTGCTGGTTGCGACCAAGCAGGGAGATCATGTTCGCTATCTGTTTCAGCCACGCGACAGTGATGACTGGTCTGTTCCACTCTCTGATGTACCAGCCATGGCGAAAGCGCTACAGGACGAAAGTGGATCAGAGGTGATGGACTACAGAGGCGATCGGGTTCTAGTCTCGTATCGTCCCGTTGATTATCAACCGGATCTGGAAGCGCCTTGGGGAATGGTTGCCAAAATAAGTCTGGCCGAAGCTTACGCGCCGGTGACTTATTTGCGCAAACTGCTGCTGCTGCTGCAGGCAGGGCTGGTTATTTTCGGGATGGCAGTTTCATTTCTCGTTGCACGACGCTTTACCCGACCGGTACTGGGTCTGGCATCTTCCGCCGCAAAAATTGCGGGAGGTGATCTGGATGTCCGGGTTCCCATTACTTCATCAGATGAAGTCGGGATGCTCGGAGCTGCGTTTAATCATATGGCAGAGGAGCTGTCGGCTTCACGTGAAGAGCTGGAAGACAGAATTGAACAGCGGACCGCTGAGTTAAAAACTTCACAGAAACAGCTCAGGCGACAGTCTCGGATTCTGCAATCCATTCTGGACAGTATGGGCGATGGCGTGATCGTTGCGGATCAGGATGGTAATTCGGTATTCTGGAATCCGGCTGCCGAGCAGATTGTAGGAATCGGTCCGCAGAATGTGGATCCGGACAAGTGGTCGCAGATTTATGGATGTTATCTGGCAGATGGAAAAACCATGTGCCCCTCCAGGGATTTACCCCTGGCCCGTGCGATGCGGGGAGAATCATTGGATGAAGTCGTGTTGTATCTTGAGAATCCGGATATACCGGAGGGGACCTGGATCAATGTGACAGCCCGACCTCTCAGGAATGATCGTGGTGAATTACGGGGTGGTGTGATTGTGATGCGGGACATTACCGAGTCCCGTGCTAACCAGGAAGAACTGGAATCAAGAGATAAAAAGAACCGTGCAATTCTGGCAACCACCCATGAAGCCTTTGTGGGGATCAGTGAGAAGAGCATTATCTGTGAATGGAATGAACAGGCGGAGATGACATTTGGCTGGTCTCCTGCAGAAGCCATTGGTCGCTCTCTGGAAGAGACGATTATGCCCGAAAGGTACTGGCACAAGCATGTTCATGGATTAGAACATTATCTCCGGTCAGGCGAGGGTCCTTTGCTGAACAAGAGGCTGGAACTTTCTGCCATGCATCGGGATGGCCACGAATTTCCTGTCGAGCTGACTATTACACCAGTGCCTCAGGGAAACGGGTTTCTGTTCGCTGCCTTTATTCATGATATTACTGAGGAAAAACAGGCAGATGTAGAATTAAGGCAGGCGAAGGAAGCCGCCGAAGCTGCCAGTCGTGCGAAAAGCGCATTTCTGGCAACCATGAGTCACGAAATTCGCACTCCGATGAATGCGGTCATTGGGATGACAGAACTGCTGCTCGAAACGAAACTGAATTCCACGCAGCGCGAGTATCTGACGATGGTGCAGGAATCGGGGGAATCGTTGCTTTCGGTGATCAATGATATTCTTGATTTCTCCAAAATTGAAGCGGGACGATTTGATCTTGAGAAAGCGCCGTTCCATCTAAGGGAAAATCTGGGGGATACCATGAGGTCTCTCGCAGTCCGCGCCCATCATAAGCATCTGGAACTGGCATTCCACCTCGACGCAGATGTCCCTGATACGATCGTTGGTGACCGTTTCCGACTGCGGCAGATCATTGTCAACCTGGTCGGGAATGCCATTAAATTTACAGAGGAAGGCGAAATTGTTCTGGATGTGAATTACGATTTCCAGTCAAAGAATGAACTGCAACTGCATTTTGTTGTCCGCGATACAGGCATCGGGATCCCCGAAGAGAAACAGCAACAGATCTTCCAGGCATTTGAACAGGTCGATGAATCGATGACCCGCCGTTTCAGCGGTACGGGGCTGGGGCTGGCAATTGCCTCGCGTCTGATTGAAATGATGGGCGGAAAGATCTGGGTGAACAGTGAAGTCGGCAAGGGGAGTGAATTTCATTTTACCGCACGCTTCGAATTAACAGAGGAAGAAGTTCCCGCGAACGAACCACTGCTGAAAGCGGAGCTTGATGGTTTGCGGGTTCTGATTGTTGATGACAATCACACGAATTGTCAGATTCTTGAAGAAATGCTGGGCAGCTGGAATATGCAGACGCAATCCATCAATCGTGGCAGTGATACTCTGGATGTCATGCATGCCAGTCAGCAGGCGAAGCAACCCTTTGACCTGGTGCTGGTTGATGCGAATATGCCTGTCATGGACGGATTTTCTGTCGCGAAAGCCATTAAGCAGGATTCCACACTCGGCAGCGCTGTCATCATGATGATTACTTCCAGTGACCGTCAGGGGGAAATCTCCCGCTGCAAAGATTTGGGGATAGCCGCCCATCTGATTAAACCTTTGAAACAATCCGAACTGTTCAATTCGATTGCCGAAACACTGGGAATGAATGGAACACCCCAGCATCATGTCCGGACCGCGACAACAGATCTGGCACGGCGGATCCCACCCCTCAAGATATTACTGGCGGAAGACAGTCTGGTAAACCAGAAACTGGCGCTCGCTCTGCTGGAACCACATGGCCATGATATCGCTGTCGTTCTGAATGGCAGTGATGCCGTTGCGGAGAGGAAGTCTCGCGACTTTGATCTGATTCTGATGGATGTGCAGATGCCCGAAATGGATGGTCTGGAAGCGACGCGACAGATTCGAGAATACGAACAGGAAACAGGAGAGCATGTGCCCATTATCGCGATGACCGCACATGCCATGAAGGGGGATCGCGAACGTTGCCTGGAAGCAGGTATGGACGGTTACGTATCCAAACCGGTTCGTGTCAGAGAACTGTATTCGACCATGGAAGAATGTCTGCATCTTACTTCAGCAGATGCTCTCACTGAAGAAATCATAATTCCGGAAATAAAAAACGAGGGCGAGACAGTGAGTGGTTCAAACAGCAATTCAACAGCCGGAGAACAAGAACAATCGAACGACATCGATACGGAGAGAATCATTAACTGGCAGCAGGCGATGGAAAAGTCTGAAATTCCTGCTGAAGCACTTAATGAACTTGGACAGATCTTTCTGACCGAAGCACCTCGCTTATTATCAGAAATCAAAGAAGCACTGAAAGAGAATGACGCGCAGTCGCTCAGACGCGCGGCCCACACATTGAAAAGTTCGGCTGCCCTGTTTGAAGCGCATCCTGCTGCCGCAGCGGCGCTGAAGCTGGAAATCCTTGGGAAAGAGAAAAAACTGAGCGAAGCCAGAGAGGCATTAGAGAACCTGGACCGGGAATTCGACCGTTTGCTTCCGGCAGTCGCCAACCACATTGAGTCAACTACCTCTGAAAAGGAATGA